The sequence ACGGGTGCGGCGGATGAGCTCCAGGTCCACGCGGTCCTCGCCGTCGGTGATGATGACCACGGTGGCGCGGGCGAGGTACGGGTCCCTCCCCTGCGCGGCGCGGATGGAGTCGAAGGCGGACATCAGCGCGAGCGTGATGTCCGTCTGCCCTTCGGCGGGCGACTCGCGGAAGAGCTTCTCGATTTGGCGGGTGGCCTCCACGGCGGTGTCCACGCGGGCCAGCTCGGTGGGCACGTCGTTGAAGAAGCTGAAGTAGAGCGGGTCGAACGGCTCGCCCCGGCGCGCCTTGACGCGGAGGTTGTTGAGCTCGGCGATGACGAGCGCATCGCGGAAGCGGGCGCGGCCTCCGTGCATGGAGCCAGAGGCATCACAGACGTAGACGCGCACGGCGGTGCGCTTCACCTTCTTGGGACGCGGGGGCGGCTCGTCCTCCAGGTAGGTGCGCACGAGCTGACGATTGGCGGCCAGGTCGCGCAGCAGCATGCGCGGGTCGCTCAGCACGAAGTTGTGGACCTCGTGCAGGCTGCCCGTCGTTTCGAACGTCATCGTCTGGGTGGGGTACGGCACGCGGCGGGGCACGGGCCGCTGGGTCTGCGTGTCCGCGAGGACGATTTCCTCGGACAGCGCATCCTCCACGTCGAAGTAGCGGGCGCAGCCGGCCGCCAGTTCGAAGGTGGAGAGCTGCTCGGGCTTGAGCGAGAAGGCCAGGTCCGCGAGCAGCTCGTCCGGGCGCGGGGCCGCGGCCTCGGGCTTCTGCGGCTGCGGCTCCTCTCCGAACCAGTGCGCCAGCGAGTCCCGCTCCGCCGCCTCCACCAGGGACGACAGGCTCTTCCGGGGAGGCAACAGCGGCTTCAGCGCCTCGCGCGCGGCGTCCGCGAGCTGTGTGTCGCCGGCTTCCAGGGCCCGCTCGTACAGGCCGCGCAGGGAGCGGTACGCCACCTGCGGCTCGCGCCGGGCCGTGTGCCGCACGTGGCGCAGCAACTCGTCCAGCGAGCGCACCGCCGGCACCGCGCGCACGCGCTCCCGGGCCTCCACCACCTGTCGGCGCAGCGTGAGGCCGCGCTCGCGGTCATGGTCGGCGCCCAGGCGCAGCAGCAGCTCGTGCGCGAGGTCCAAATCCCGGCGCTTCTGCACCACGTCCGCCACGTTCTCCCGGGCGCGGGCCGCGAAGAACTCGGCCGCCGCCATGCGGGCGCTGGTGGGCGGACGGTCCCTGCGCGCCATGTCCGGGCGTACGTAGATTTCGAAGTCCGCGTCGATGTCCTCGGACGGTGGACGGGAGAACAGGTCCGCCACCTTC comes from Pyxidicoccus parkwaysis and encodes:
- a CDS encoding vWA domain-containing protein, with protein sequence MLSRRLTELRRRLDALHQPAPPPGGWRAWALGRRARGPEDLALPVLSALDRELDRVGVHTAADAQLLRELGVRKGRAGALAQGLQTRAQQALEEVDACVLLVERAWRAGEPLPGALTVLERAFVQLARAVKVADLFSRPPSEDIDADFEIYVRPDMARRDRPPTSARMAAAEFFAARARENVADVVQKRRDLDLAHELLLRLGADHDRERGLTLRRQVVEARERVRAVPAVRSLDELLRHVRHTARREPQVAYRSLRGLYERALEAGDTQLADAAREALKPLLPPRKSLSSLVEAAERDSLAHWFGEEPQPQKPEAAAPRPDELLADLAFSLKPEQLSTFELAAGCARYFDVEDALSEEIVLADTQTQRPVPRRVPYPTQTMTFETTGSLHEVHNFVLSDPRMLLRDLAANRQLVRTYLEDEPPPRPKKVKRTAVRVYVCDASGSMHGGRARFRDALVIAELNNLRVKARRGEPFDPLYFSFFNDVPTELARVDTAVEATRQIEKLFRESPAEGQTDITLALMSAFDSIRAAQGRDPYLARATVVIITDGEDRVDLELIRRTRAPMGALDIALSFISLGEENPDLRLLVKEQRAAGGRAFYHHLSDEEIQWARTEFDTPWRTLLPRDVPATADALEQLAPHLDALEAVAAGRGSPAQVAVDASFDALFPEVPSAAGAREVPNQDVVNRVVDILGALVEAASLAPAERRASESVVLLQHLLSVYGLTPARYLSALSAGGLPVREALERVRLLCRPFG